CCAGGGCCCCGGACGCGCTCGCCCGGTAGATATGGATGCCCGCGAGGACCAGCGCAACCAACGCCCCGAGCGCACCAATGCGGATCACCGGCAGCCGGCGAGGCGCCACCCGCATACCGATGGAACGTCCTCGAGGTTAGTGGGTTACGAAGGTCCAGGGCGAAGATGCGATGGGGATTAGACCCCGACCTCGACCCGATTCGCGACGAGCCGAGGGTCGTCGAACTGCTCGGAACGCCGGCCTGACGTCAGCGCCGGCCAGGAAGCCATCGTGGCCGCAGTTTCCGTATCGCGAACCGACTAGCCACTGATCGGTCAGTCGAGCCGCCTCGGTGCGCGCGCTTGGAGGTGACACTGCTATCGCGCACCATGCTCGAGCAGCAGTTGCACGATCACCTTCTGCTCGGCCTTCGCGCTGGACGACCCACTTCCACCCCGTCCCGTTGTCCAGTGGGCGAGCTGCATCGGCGTGGACCCCGAGCCGTTTGGCCGGCTCACATCGGCGCCCCCATCGATGAGTGCGCGGACGGCCGATGAGCACCGATTGCGGACTGCCCGGTGGAGTGGCGTGACACCACCCTTATCTGTCGCGTTGGGATCGGCGCCGGCCTCGAGCAACGCGATAACGGTCTCGCGCTGCGCGTTTAGGTCCAGGTGACCTGAACCCGGCATCCCGTCTGCGGCGTAGTGCAACGGCTGAGCGCCGCGACGGTTTCTGGCTCTCACGTCCGCGCCCATCGATAGAAGGTCGGACACGATCGCCTTTCGATGGGCGGCGGCAGCGATGTGGAGCGGTGTGTC
The Chloroflexota bacterium genome window above contains:
- a CDS encoding ankyrin repeat domain-containing protein; its protein translation is MVRDDQALMILMRGIAAGDAAVVAQSLASSRALASSSLRQGATRQSAHDYFFHEIAHYLFAGDTPLHIAAAAHRKAIVSDLLSMGADVRARNRRGAQPLHYAADGMPGSGHLDLNAQRETVIALLEAGADPNATDKGGVTPLHRAVRNRCSSAVRALIDGGADVSRPNGSGSTPMQLAHWTTGRGGSGSSSAKAEQKVIVQLLLEHGAR